From the genome of Psychrobacter sp. M13:
CAGGGTTATCACTGTGCCACTGATAACCAAAGCCAGTAGGATAGCAAGCATAATGCGCCTCACTATGGCGAATACCTGCGTATAGCATGCGATTAAGCACTTTCGCTAACTCATTAATACTCTGCAAGTAGTAAAACCCTGCAAAAAAGTCTTTATTAATCCAGCGAATTCTATCACCGCGAATATCGCTGATGCGGATGCCAGCGGTCAGCTGCGCCTCTCGATAGTTGATAAAGCCACTTTCCGCTTGCAAAGCTAATAACGCTTTATGAGTAAATACCTGATTAATAATGAGCCAGCCGTCATTGACTAAGGTATCAAGCTGAGCGTCAGTCAGCTTAGCTTGCCAATTCACCTCAAAGTCAGCACTCTCTAGCACTTGTTGCGTGGGGATACTGGTATTAACGGTAGCATCGATGACAGAGGTAAGCTTATTACTAGGTATAAGCAGGGGTGGATTGTCTGCGCCTATAGGATTATTGACCGCTATAGGGGTTAGATTCAAGTCTGTCAGCTCAAGGTTACTGATAATTGCTGTCATTTTGTCCTGCCCTTTGTTTAGTAACGGCTGTATTAACGGCTAAGAGAGCGCTGAATGTCAAAACCATTACCAAAAGCATCGTTATCTTTTAGCTATCCTATGCTACCATAGATGCAATTTTTCTCACTTAAACTTTTCACATTGTGACCAACTATGAACTATAAACATGCCTATCACGCTGGTAATTTTGCCGATGTGGTCAAACACATTTTACTCATACAACTACTCAATCAATTGGGCCAAAAAAACAAACCCTTTTATGTGCTCGACGCTTATGGCGGACGCGGATTGTATTCGCTCAGTAGTGAAGAGGCACGCAAAACAGGTGAAGCAAAAGGCGGCATTCAAGCCGTTATGAATGCTGATACGGACAAAGCTCCTGCGGCTGTTAAACAGTATGTAGAAGGTGTCAAGCACGCCCGTTTTGTCTACGACAGTAAAGTCTGCCCAGGTTCGCCGTGGTGGATTGCTCATCATATCGAAACCAATGCAGATGCTGGCGTGCGTGGTGAGGCATTTGAAGCCAAAGCTTCTGAGTATGATGCGCTAAATTATCAACTACACAAGTTGCCAATTGGTATTCAGCACCGTGACGCTTTTGAAGGTATCACTGCGGTCATTCCTCCAAAAGAAAAACGTGGTTTAATTGTGTTAGATCCACCGTATGAGCAGGAGCATAAAGACTTCACTCGTCTCATTGATTTGCTGGTCGCCGCTTATACCAAATGGCCACAGGGCACTTATGCGCTATGGTTTCCGATTAAGAATATTGATGCCGTTGAGCTGTTTTATAAAAAGCTAAAGCGCACTGAGATGCGACGCCAGCTTATTTGTGAGCTTAATATTTATCCCAATGATGTCGCTGTTGGGCTTAATGGTACTGGCATGCTTATTATCAATCCGCCTTGGCAGTTTGATAATCATGCCCGTGAGATTTTACGCTTTTTACAGCCTATCTTAAAAGTAGCTGATGCACCTAATCTATCTCCTGATAGCGCGACCAATGTACGCTGGTTAGTTGGCGAATAAATGAGTAAGGATGCATTATGAGCACTGACACGAGCACTGATAAACAAGTCACTGATAAAAAATTGATTGATAAGCAAGGTGCTGAGCTATCACCCAACGATAAGCTAAATAATATTAGTGATAACGCGGCAACTCAGCCACCCTTTATAGATGAGCACGATTTCAATATACGCTTAGCGGATAATGATAACTATGATGGGCTAACTTTTGAAGTTATTGAAGCAGAAGTTGCTGAGGGTGAGCAAGTCGTCAGCCGTGGGGTCTATTTAGCGCCTAATTTGATTACCACTTTATCGTTACTATCAGGGTTTTATTCGATCTTAGCTAGCACCAGTGGCGAATTTTATAAGGCGGCATTGGCTATATTTTTATCGGCTATCTTGGATGGTGCAGATGGACGTGTCGCACGCATGCTCAATGCGCAGAGCCCATTTGGCGAGCAGTATGACTCATTAGCTGATATGCTCGCTTTTGGGATTGCACCTGCGATTTTGATTTATAGCTTTGCGTTACAACCTTTAGGTCGTATTGGCCTCGGCTGTGCTTTTGTATTTACCGCTTGTGGCGCTTTTCGTTTAGCTCGCTTTAATGTGCAGGTTGGTATCGTTGATAAGAAGTACTTTGTCGGTTTAGCCAGTCCATTAGCAGCTATTTTGGTTACTTCTGCGGTAATGGTCGCAATCGATCACCGTCAATGGGTTGGTCAATATGATGGTTTGATAATGGGTTTGTTTGCTGCTTGGGTGGTAATATGTGGTTTGCTCATGGTCAGCAATGTCAAATACTATAGCTTTAAAGAGTTTGATAAAAAGAAAGTACCTTTTGTGGCTTTAATTGTTGCAGTATTAGTGCTAAGTATCGCTATTTACGATATCCCAGTTGGTATCCTTGCTATTGGCATTATTTATGCGTTATCAGGTATTGTAACTACTGTGAAGGCAAAAGCAGGTAGCTAATAAAAGCATAGTAAAACAGTCGCTTTTGGCGATAACTTTAATGAACTTCCAAAATTTGATCTCAAAAGAAATATTAAGCCTACTATTACAGTAGGCTTAATAGCTTTAATTATAGCTTTCATGCTAATTAATTATAGCTTCTATGCTAAATTGAATGAGTGGCAAAGCAGCCACAGCTAAAAGCACGCGTAGTAGGAAATAAAACTTAAAGCTAAGCCCTTGATAAAACTACACTAATAAAGCGCAGTTAAATTAAATAAAAATAAACCTTAAACTAAGCTTGACCCTCATCCAGAACTGCGTATAATGCCACCCAGTCGAGAGGGAAGGCGGATTGGGAAAGTGGTTTACCACTTACTATTAATAGCGAAGCTATTAACCAATCAGCCGATAGATTGAATGTTAAAACCAACTATCTAGGTAGCATGATAAAAACATTCAAACTAAATAAAATAAACTCTTGACAACATAATTAAAGCGTCTATAATACGCACCTCATCAAGACGAGCTAGAAGTTAAACACTAAGAGATATTAGTGATAATGACAGCAAATCGGATGAAACAAATTATAAAGAAATAAAATAAAAGCTTGACAGACTTATCGATTGTGTTATGATAGTCAGCTCGCTAAACAGCATAAGCCACATGGTTTAGAGCCGAATAGCCAGACAAGAATACTGATACAAACTACTTACTGGACGACAGAAGTGGTTACTATTTAAAAGCTTAACTAAAGAACAACTTGTGTGGATTTTTGCTGAGTCAGGATGCATAAATAAAGTTGGTTGAGACTTCTTTTCGGAGTTGATTCTAACTATAAAAATTTATCATCTAAGACAGCAGAAAAACTCAAAGTTAATTCATTACGAACATAATTTTTAGCGATTTTGCCAGAATAGATGAGCCAAGTTTAGTAACCTCTTTAAAGGGTTACATAGCAAGATTAAACTGAAGAGTTTGATCATGGCTCAGATTGAACGCTGGCGGCAGGCTTAACACATGCAAGTCGAGCGGAAACGATACTAGCTTGCTAGTAGGCGTCGAGCGGCGGACGGGTGAGTAATACTTAGGAATCTACCTAGTAGTGGGGGATAGCACGGGGAAACTCGTATTAATACCGCATACGACCTACGGGAGAAAGGGGGCAACTTGTTGCTCTCGCTATTAGATGAGCCTAAGTCGGATTAGCTAGATGGTGGGGTAAAGGCCTACCATGGCGACGATCTGTAGCTGGTCTGAGAGGATGATCAGCCACACCGGGACTGAGACACGGCCCGGACTCCTACGGGAGGCAGCAGTGGGGAATATTGGACAATGGGGGCAACCCTGATCCAGCCATGCCGCGTGTGTGAAGAAGGCCTTTTGGTTGTAAAGCACTTTAAGCAGTGAAGAAGACCATATGGTTAATACCCATATGCGATGACATTAGCTGCAGAATAAGCACCGGCTAACTCTGTGCCAGCAGCCGCGGTAATACAGAGGGTGCAAGCGTTAATCGGAATTACTGGGCGTAAAGGGAGCGTAGGTGGCTCGATAAGTCAGATGTGAAATCCCCGGGCTCAACCTGGGAACTGCATCTGAAACTGTCGTGCTAGAGTATGTGAGAGGAAGGTAGAATTCCAGGTGTAGCGGTGAAATGCGTAGAGATCTGGAGGAATACCGATGGCGAAGGCAGCCTTCTGGCATAATACTGACACTGAGGCTCGAAAGCGTGGGTAGCAAACAGGATTAGATACCCTGGTAGTCCACGCCGTAAACGATGTCTACTAGTCGTTGGGTCCCTTGAGGACTTAGTGACGCAGCTAACGCAATAAGTAGACCGCCTGGGGAGTACGGCCGCAAGGTTAAAACTCAAATGAATTGACGGGGGCCCGCACAAGCGGTGGAGCATGTGGTTTAATTCGATGCAACGCGAAGAACCTTACCTGGTCTTGACATATCTAGAATCCTGCAGAGATGCGGGAGTGCCTTCGGGAATTAGAATACAGGTGCTGCATGGCTGTCGTCAGCTCGTGTCGTGAGATGTTGGGTTAAGTCCCGCAACGAGCGCAACCCTTGTCCTTAGTTACCAGCGGGTTAAGCCGGGAACTCTAAGGATACTGCCAGTGACAAACTGGAGGAAGGCGGGGACGACGTCAAGTCATCATGGCCCTTACGACCAGGGCTACACACGTGCTACAATGGTAGGTACAGAGGGCAGCTACACAGCGATGTGATGCGAATCTCAAAAAGCCTATCGTAGTCCAGATTGGAGTCTGCAACTCGACTCCATGAAGTAGGAATCGCTAGTAATCGCGGATCAGAATGCCGCGGTGAATACGTTCCCGGGCCTTGTACACACCGCCCGTCACACCATGGGAGTTGATTGCACCAGAAGTGGGTAGCCTAACCTTAGGGGAGGCGCTCACCACGGTGTGGTTGATGACTGGGGTGAAGTCGTAACAAGGTAGCCGTAGGGGAACCTGCGGCTGGATCACCTCCTTATAGACGCATCCACTTGGCAAGAATTCACAACAAGTTGTTCTTTAGTTAGCTTAAATATTAGCATGAGGTATATGCCTCTTACAGGCCTGTAGCTCAGCTGGTTAGAGCACCGTGTTGATAACGCGGGGGTCGGCAGTTCAAGTCTGCCCAGGCCTACCATTTTATTACGGGGCCATAGCTCAGTTGGTAGAGCGCCTGCCTTGCACGCAGGAGGTCAACGGTTCGACTCCGTTTGGCTCCACCATACATTAATAAATGCTAATATAGACAATGAGTATAAATAGAAACAAATGATTCACCTTACCTGAGGGTAAGATTGATTATTTCTTTCTGTTTTATACAGAGCTTACGACTCGACGAGAGCGTAGGAACTATTTAAAAACATAGATATGAGTCTGGGTTAGAAAGAGCGTGTTCACGCGTTTCTTTCTAACCTTAATAACTCACCTCTTAACGACATCAGTTGTTATCCCAGGGGTGGGTTATTAAAAAAGTAAAGAGAACTGAATCAAGCGTATAAATTAGGTGATATCGTTATAATTGCTGACAAAGACCCTTTGGGGTTGTATGGTCAAGTAATTAAGCGCACATGGTGGATGCCTTGGCAGTCAGAGGCGATGAAAGACGTGACAGCCTGCGATAAGCTTCGGGGAGGCGGCAATATCCTGTGATCCGGAGATTTCTGAATGGGGAAACCCACCTATCATAAGATAGGTATTCCATACTTGTATGGGAAGCGAACGAGGGGAAGTGAAACATCTCAGTACCCTTAGGAAAAGACATCAAATGAGATTCCCCAAGTAGCGGCGAGCGAACGGGGAGAAGCCGATTGTTTCTAGAATAGAAGAACAGCGTGGGAAAGCTGACCGTAGTAGGTGATAGTCCTGTATTTTAAATTCTAGAGATGACATATTAAGTAGAGCGGGACACGAGAAATCCTGTTTGAAGATGGGGGGACCATCCTCCAAGGCTAAATACTCCTGACTGACCGATAGTGAACCAGTACCGTGAGGGAAAGGCGAAAAGAACCCCTGTGAGGGGAGTGAAATAGAACCTGAAACCGTGTGCGTACAAGCAGTAGGAGCTTCAATTTATTGGAGTGACTGCGTACCTTTTGTATAATGGGTCAGCGACTTATGTTCTGTAGCGAGGTTAACCATTTAGGGGAGCCGTAGGGAAACCGAGTCTTAATAGGGCGAATTAGTTGCAGGGCATAGACCCGAAACCGAGTGATCTATCCATGAGCAGGTTGAAAGTGTCGTAACAGACACCGGAGGACCGAACCCACTGTCGTTGAAAAGCCAGGGGATGACTTGTGGATAGGGGTGAAAGGCTAATCAAACTCGGTGATAGCTGGTTCTCCCCGAAAGCTATTTAGGTAGCGCCTCGGACGAACACCATTGGGGGTAGAGCACTGTTTCGGCTAGGGGGTCATACCGACTTACCAAACCGATGCAAACTCCGAATACCGATGAGTGATATCCGGGAGACACACAGTGGGTGCTAACGTCCATTGTGGAGAGGGAAACAACCCAGACCGCCAGCTAAGGCCCCAAATTCCTAGTTAAGTGGGAAACGAGGTGGGAAGGCATAGACAGCTAGGAGGTTGGCTTAGAAGCAGCCATCCTTTAAAGAAAGCGTAATAGCTCACTAGTCGAGTCGGCCCGCGCGGAAGATGTAACGGGGCTCAAACTAGGAGCCGAAGCTGCGGATTTGAATTTGTTTTCAAGTGGTAGGGGAGCGTTGTGTAAGCCTGTGAAGGTGTGTCGTAAGGCATGCTGGAGGTATCACAAGAGCGAATGCTGACGTGAGTAACGATAATGCGAGTGAAAAGCTCGCACGCCGGAAGATCAAGGGTTCCAGTCCAACGTTAATCGGGGCTGGGTGAGTCGACCCCTAAGGCGAGGCCGAAAGGCGTAGTCGATGGGAAATCGGTTAATATTCCGATACTTGTTTATAATGCGATGGAGGGACGGAGAAGGTTATGTCAGCCTGGCGTTGGTTGTCCAGGTGAAAGGATGTAGGCTTGTGGCTTAGGTAAATCCGGGCTACAACAAGGCTGAGATCTGATAGCAAGCTGTACTTGTACAGTGAAGTGGCAAATACCATGCTTCCAGGAAAAGCTTCTAAGCAATAGTTATAAACGAATCGTACCCTAAACCGACACAGGTGATCAGGTAGAGAATACCAAGGCGCTTGAGAGAACTCTGCTGAAGGAACTAGGCAAAATGGTACCGTAACTTCGGGAGAAGGTACGCTGCTGATGGTGATAGGACACGCTCCTTGAGCTGTTGGCAGTCGCAGATACCAGGCTGCTGCAACTGTTTATTAAAAACACAGCACTCTGCAAACACGAAAGTGGACGTATAGGGTGTGATGCCTGCCCGGTGCTGGAAGGTTAATTGATGGGGTTAGCGTAAGCGAAGCTCTTGATCGAAGCCCCAGTAAACGGCGGCCGTAACTATAACGGTCCTAAGGTAGCGAAATTCCTTGTCGGGTAAGTTCCGACCTGCACGAATGGCATAATGATGGCAGCGCTGTCTCCAGCAGAGACTCAGTGAAATCGAAATCGCAGTGAAGATGCTGTGTACCCGCGGCTAGACGGAAAGACCCCGTGAACCTTTACTACAGCTTTACATTGAACTTTGACCTGACTTGTGCAGGATAGGTGGGAGGCTTTGAAGCCAGCACGCTAGTGTTGGTGGAGCCAATCTTGAAATACCACCCTGGTCATGTTGGGGTTCTAACTCAGGTATAACAGTACCGAGGACAATGTATGGTGGGTAGTTTGACTGGGGCGGTCTCCTCCTAAAGAGTAACGGAGGAGTACGAAGGTGCGCTCAGACCGGTCGGAAATCGGTCGTAGAGTATAAAGGCAAAAGCGCGCTTAACTGCGAGACCCACAAGTCGAGCAGGTACGAAAGTAGGTCTTAGTGATCCGGTGGTTCTGTATGGAAGGGCCATCGCTCAACGGATAAAAGGTACTCTGGGGATAACAGGCTGATACCGCCCAAGAGTTCATATCGACGGCGGTGTTTGGCACCTCGATGTCGGCTCATCTCATCCTAGGGCTGAAGCAGGTCCTAAGGGTATGGCTGTTCGCCATTTAAAGAGGTACGCGAGCTGGGTTTAGAACGTCGTGAGACAGTTCGGTCCCTATCTACCGTGGGCGTTGGAAATTTGAGAGGAGCTGCTCCTAGTACGAGAGGACCAGAGTGGACGAACCACTGGTGTTCGGGTTGTCATGCCAATGGCATTGCCCGGTAGCTACGTTCGGATGGGATAACCGCTGAAAGCATCTAAGCGGGAAGCCCACCTCAAGATAAGATTTCCCTAAAGAGCCGTTGAAGACTACGACGTTGATAGGCAGGGTGTGGAAGCACAGCGATGTGTGTAGCTAACCTGTACTAATTGCTCGTTTGGCTTGACCATACAACACCCAAGTGGTTTTGTATATAAAGCATTATATCGATATCACCTTATCCTTGATTCAGTTAGGATAGTGATACTTAGTCAATAAGTAAAACAAACAGACTCATATCTAACCCCCTTTGCTGACGACAATAGCAAGACGGAACCACCTGATCCCTTCTCGAACTCAGAAGTGAAACGTCTTAGCGCCAATGGTAGTGTGGCTCCGGCCATGTGAGAGTAGGTCATCGTCAGCTCTCTATTCCTAGATAAAGCCCCCAACGTTAATTCGTTGGGGGCTTTTCTTTGGCTGTAGTTTTGTTAGCTAGAATTTTTATGCTACCTATCTTCATTTATTAAATCTAAATCTATCAAAATTTTATAGTTATTGATTAGATTAATATTGGCTGCAATTAACTTTTAGTTACAAGTATATTAAAATCAATTTATATTCTTTAATCCACATATATTTACTAACAGGTCTCTATTTGTTATATTATAAAAACAACATTACTAATTAGTTTAATTAATAGTCATGTTTAGTAATTTATTATATTCATATATTATAAAGAGGAACTAAAGATGAAAACTAACACTAAATTAAAGCTGTTATGCAGCTGCATTATGGCAGTTGCTTTATTAGGTTGTGATGATGATAATGATAATGACTCGTCACCTGTCGATGATGGTATAACGATTCCCACTGAAACAAAAGCTGCATATGTGGGTGGGAATATAGCTGTCTACGGTGATATTGCTAAAGATAAATTTGGTAAGACCTCTCTTACTGATAATACTGGTGTAGTGTTGTTAGATGATGGCACTATAGCAGCTAGTTATGCAGCTTTAGGCTTAAAGCTACCTTTTCTTGCACCTAAAGTATCTACAGCTATTTATGCGACCGAAGTTAGTAGCAAGGTTGCCTCCTCCACACTGCGCTCTCAAGCGGATGCTTATCTTGCACTCATCGAGCAGATACTTAAGGATGAAGGTGCAGATGTTAATATATTAGTGAATCAATCGTCACTAAATGCGCAGTCTTCGGTAGTTCAAGCTACTTTAAGTGTCAATTTTACCAATACTACTCAGAGTGCTAGTAATATCAGAAATCTGGTGCTAAAAGCGATTAATGATGGTGTATTACCAGCCAATATGATGTCAAGTGGCACAGACTTTGGCGATAAAATCCGCTTGAATTTAGCTTTTTGGGAAGATCAGGGTAATGTTTTCTTATGGGCTGGTGCAAACTTAGCTGAAGATGCAAAAGCGGTAGCAGCTAAGTATAACGATCTTAGTAACGCTGCTGCATTAACTTCAAGCCGTGTGTTAACTACTGTTGCCTCTAAAGAGACGTTTAAGCAGACTGAGGCTAGTGCAGGTGGAGTAGATATCCTTTGGTCGATCGACGCATCTGGCTCTATGAGTCAAGAGCAGCAGAATCTTGCAAATGGGGCAGAGCAGTTTTTTACTACGTTGAATACTGCAGGATTGGATTATCGCTTAGCAGTGAATACTCAAGGTAATGATAACACCCGCTATAGCTGTACGTCTTTGCGTCAGACAACGGCAGGTGAAAGCTTCATCGATAGTAATACGCCTGATGCGCTTGCAAAGTGGCGTGTTCTAGCATCACCAGGCACTAGTGATTCTGGTAATGAAACTGGATTCTATTGTACTAGAGAAGTTAGTCTAACAGGCTTTGATCGACCCAATGCGAAAAACTTGGTTGTGTTTGTCTCTGATGAGCCTGAAAATGAAACGGTTAATTCTTCTCGTCCGAGTGCTAGTGGTAGCTCTAGTTATGTTTCCCGTGACTTTGAAGATTATAAACAGTACTTTACCAATACAGGTGCTACTTATTTTGCCATTGCAGGTACTGGCTCGATTTTAAAGCCAACGTTTAGTAGTAACGTTAACTTGAATGCAAATGGGGATTATAGCTGTAATGGTCAAGGTGGCAGTGCTGCAGGTGGTGCACACTTTAGCGAAATTGCTAAATTGACAGGCGGTAGCTCAGCATCTATCTGTGCAGATTCTACAGATTGGACCGTTATGTTTGATAAGATTTTGGAAACTGCAACAGGACTGGCCAGTAACTTTAAATTGCAGTATGCTCCGATACCTTCTTCAGTGAAGGTAATGGTAGCAGGTAAGGCACTCACCCGAGATATTAGCCATCAAAATGGGTTTGATATTATATATGGCAAAAACGATATTTCACTTGTATTTTATGGTAATAGCTTACCTAAACAAGGTGATGCAATTGAAATAGAGTATGACTACTTAGCTGGTAAAGTTGTTAAGTAGATATGTACTTTAACTATAATTTTTATCACTTCTGAAATGAGCTTAAAGCTCATTTCAGAAGTTAATAATCGATAGTCAGTGATTGATTATTGTACTGATTAATACCTATTTCAGGTTTTATTTTTGCTCAAGTTTTGGCACGCCGTTTTCCCAAACGTTCCAGTTATTAACGATATGATCGACAGTTTCTGATCCTACCAATACTATATTCTCCACTGTTTCTGAAAAGCCACCAGCTGTTTCTCCTGGAGCTGGGTCTAGATGTTGAAGAGTAGTCTCGTTTGGATGACCTTGGTCAAAGTTCACCGCACCACGTAAGCTCATTATGCGTTCAGTTCCTACAGTTCTATCTAGTACTTGCGCTATTGCAGCGGCTTCCATTTCAGTGATCACGTAATCATCTGTTTCATACAGCTCAGTGATGTATTGAGCTTGTTTTGACAAGCCGGGACCATGAAAAAACGTATCTCCTGTCATATGAGTTCCTACCGTTACGGCTGGACTACGTCTTGCTTCAGCATTTGGATATCTCATTCGATAAGCATTAGCTTCTTTTGAGTCTTTCAAAGAAACGGACTCACTCAAATGTAGATTCCACTTAAGTAATTCAGGGTTGAGTTGATAGCGACGAATGTCTTCATAACCTTTACGAGGCGTAAAAGTAGGCGCACCTTTTTCACCTTCTTCTGCTTTCCAGCGATGACCTAAATCATAATCCACCAGC
Proteins encoded in this window:
- a CDS encoding 2OG-Fe(II) oxygenase — its product is MTAIISNLELTDLNLTPIAVNNPIGADNPPLLIPSNKLTSVIDATVNTSIPTQQVLESADFEVNWQAKLTDAQLDTLVNDGWLIINQVFTHKALLALQAESGFINYREAQLTAGIRISDIRGDRIRWINKDFFAGFYYLQSINELAKVLNRMLYAGIRHSEAHYACYPTGFGYQWHSDNPAGRDERVISSVFYLNDNWENMDGGALEVVDNHGIHHEVSPVANRLVIFDSDLQHQVQIAHRQRYSIATWMRRDGLVPFVEDN
- a CDS encoding 23S rRNA (adenine(2030)-N(6))-methyltransferase RlmJ, which encodes MNYKHAYHAGNFADVVKHILLIQLLNQLGQKNKPFYVLDAYGGRGLYSLSSEEARKTGEAKGGIQAVMNADTDKAPAAVKQYVEGVKHARFVYDSKVCPGSPWWIAHHIETNADAGVRGEAFEAKASEYDALNYQLHKLPIGIQHRDAFEGITAVIPPKEKRGLIVLDPPYEQEHKDFTRLIDLLVAAYTKWPQGTYALWFPIKNIDAVELFYKKLKRTEMRRQLICELNIYPNDVAVGLNGTGMLIINPPWQFDNHAREILRFLQPILKVADAPNLSPDSATNVRWLVGE
- the pssA gene encoding CDP-diacylglycerol--serine O-phosphatidyltransferase: MSTDTSTDKQVTDKKLIDKQGAELSPNDKLNNISDNAATQPPFIDEHDFNIRLADNDNYDGLTFEVIEAEVAEGEQVVSRGVYLAPNLITTLSLLSGFYSILASTSGEFYKAALAIFLSAILDGADGRVARMLNAQSPFGEQYDSLADMLAFGIAPAILIYSFALQPLGRIGLGCAFVFTACGAFRLARFNVQVGIVDKKYFVGLASPLAAILVTSAVMVAIDHRQWVGQYDGLIMGLFAAWVVICGLLMVSNVKYYSFKEFDKKKVPFVALIVAVLVLSIAIYDIPVGILAIGIIYALSGIVTTVKAKAGS
- a CDS encoding purine nucleoside permease, whose translation is MFIKERFFYLSFFTVMLMFCSNAQAETYEDKIEVKVFIAAMFEIGENSGDKAGEFQHWYNRYFADSKPIKVEGAHSPVYCNSEGVCGSVLGMGKVGSSASVQAITLSPKFDFAKSYFILSGVAGTPPNKGTIGDVSWASWLVDYDLGHRWKAEEGEKGAPTFTPRKGYEDIRRYQLNPELLKWNLHLSESVSLKDSKEANAYRMRYPNAEARRSPAVTVGTHMTGDTFFHGPGLSKQAQYITELYETDDYVITEMEAAAIAQVLDRTVGTERIMSLRGAVNFDQGHPNETTLQHLDPAPGETAGGFSETVENIVLVGSETVDHIVNNWNVWENGVPKLEQK